The following are encoded together in the Constrictibacter sp. MBR-5 genome:
- a CDS encoding IS5 family transposase (programmed frameshift), translating into MWKPEHRRPANRTGLRYPSDMSDAEWALVAPLIPPAKRGGRKRTVDVREVLNGIFYVLWTGCQWQALPKDLPPKSTVHGYFDLWDWDGTLERIHHALYVRERERQGREASPSAAIVDSQTARGAFKRGLSIDPAGYDAGKKTKGRKRHVLVDTLGLLLSVFVHSADIQDRDGVLPLLRRARPRFPFIERVFADAGYAGEKTAKAVAATGAWAIQIVKRTDRHRFVPLPKRWIVERTLAWISHNRRLARDFERYARTVAAFMRLAMIRLMLRRLA; encoded by the exons ATGTGGAAGCCGGAACACCGCCGCCCCGCCAATCGCACCGGCCTTCGTTATCCGAGCGACATGAGCGATGCCGAGTGGGCGCTGGTGGCGCCGCTGATCCCGCCGGCGAAGCGGGGCGGTCGTAAGCGGACGGTCGACGTGCGCGAGGTGCTGAACGGCATCTTCTATGTGCTGTGGACGGGCTGCCAGTGGCAGGCGCTGCCGAAGGACCTTCCTCCGAAGAGCACTGTGCACGGCTACTTCGACCTGTGGGACTGGGATGGGACGCTGGAGCGGATCCACCATGCCCTCTACGTCCGGGAACGAGAGCGGCAGGGCCGTGAGGCGAGCCCGAGTGCCGCGATCGTCGACAGCCAGACGGCGCGGGGCGCCT TCAAAAGGGGGCTCTCGATCGACCCGGCCGGGTATGATGCGGGCAAGAAGACCAAGGGTCGCAAGCGTCACGTTCTCGTCGACACGCTCGGTCTCCTGCTGAGCGTCTTCGTGCATTCCGCCGACATCCAGGACCGCGACGGCGTGCTGCCGCTGCTGCGCCGGGCGCGCCCGCGCTTCCCCTTCATCGAGCGGGTGTTCGCCGACGCGGGCTATGCGGGCGAGAAGACGGCCAAGGCGGTGGCCGCCACCGGCGCCTGGGCGATCCAGATCGTGAAGCGCACCGACAGGCACCGCTTCGTCCCGTTGCCCAAGCGCTGGATCGTCGAGCGGACCCTGGCCTGGATCAGTCACAACCGACGCCTCGCCCGCGACTTCGAGCGATACGCCCGCACCGTCGCCGCATTCATGCGTCTCGCCATGATTCGCCTGATGTTGCGCCGGCTCGCCTAA